A part of Micromonospora chersina genomic DNA contains:
- a CDS encoding pyrimidine reductase family protein: protein MSVGSPIERIWPAPVTGPLTDPELAALYGRAPHPHLRVNFVASADGAVSLDGYSAGLSGEPDKRVFGLLRMLCDGLVVAAGTLRHEGYRAVRLGEARRAWRREQGLTDYPTLVVVSGSLDLDPAQACFADAPVRPLVLTGTTAEPPPGLTEVADLVRCGGERVDLAAGLAELRRRGLGQLLCEGGPHLFGALTAADLVDELCLTVAPLLAGAGPGRITAGDASPPRHLPLRHVLAAADGVLMLRYARDPGGPPPAGAAPAA, encoded by the coding sequence CCGGCACCCGTCACCGGGCCGCTGACCGACCCGGAACTCGCCGCGCTCTACGGCCGCGCCCCGCACCCCCACCTGCGGGTCAACTTCGTGGCCAGCGCCGACGGCGCGGTCAGCCTGGACGGCTACTCCGCCGGGCTCTCCGGCGAGCCGGACAAGCGGGTCTTCGGGCTGCTGAGGATGCTCTGCGACGGCCTCGTGGTGGCCGCCGGCACGCTGCGCCACGAGGGCTACCGGGCGGTCCGGCTCGGCGAGGCGCGCCGGGCCTGGCGCCGCGAGCAGGGCCTGACCGACTATCCGACCCTCGTTGTCGTCTCCGGCTCGCTGGACCTCGACCCGGCCCAGGCATGCTTCGCCGACGCGCCGGTCCGGCCGCTGGTGCTCACCGGCACGACCGCCGAACCCCCGCCCGGGCTCACCGAGGTGGCCGACCTCGTCCGGTGCGGCGGGGAGCGGGTCGACCTGGCCGCCGGCCTGGCCGAGCTGCGCCGCCGCGGGCTGGGCCAGCTCCTCTGCGAGGGCGGGCCGCACCTGTTCGGCGCGCTCACCGCGGCCGACCTGGTGGACGAGCTCTGCCTGACGGTCGCGCCGCTGCTCGCCGGGGCCGGTCCCGGCCGGATCACCGCCGGGGACGCCAGCCCGCCCCGGCACCTACCGCTGCGCCACGTGCTGGCCGCCGCCGACGGGGTGCTGATGCTGCGCTATGCCCGCGACCCGGGCGGGCCGCCGCCCGCGGGCGCCGCCCCGGCCGCCTGA
- a CDS encoding sigma-70 family RNA polymerase sigma factor, which translates to MSVSSPTAAGSPDRAPVDEAAFTALVSPLRRELHAHCYRMLGSVHDADDALQDALLRAWRGLPAFAGRGSLRSWLYTVATRVCLDAIAGRARRALPVDLGPASDTAVPDSHPDHEVAWLGPYPDTGLAAAPVAPGARYEQREAVELAFVAAVQHLPGNQRAALLLFDVLGYSAAEIAAMLGTSTASVNSALARARRSLAERAPAATQQRTLRMLDDVRLREVVTGYATALENGDADALVALLTEDVTWSMPPMPHWYRGLAAVLDFARSAPLGPCGSWRHVTTGANGQPAVAGYLRRGGTGPFLPWSVDVLALRGDRIAGITSFLGAEHVAAFGLPDSLPGEAAPSAG; encoded by the coding sequence GTGAGCGTCAGTTCCCCGACCGCCGCCGGATCTCCGGACCGGGCCCCGGTCGACGAGGCCGCCTTCACGGCGCTCGTCTCGCCGCTGCGCCGGGAGCTGCACGCCCACTGCTACCGGATGCTCGGCTCGGTCCACGACGCCGACGACGCCCTCCAGGACGCGCTGCTGCGGGCGTGGCGCGGGCTGCCGGCCTTCGCGGGACGCGGCTCGCTGCGCTCGTGGCTCTACACCGTGGCGACCCGGGTCTGCCTCGACGCCATCGCCGGCCGCGCGCGGCGGGCCCTGCCGGTCGACCTCGGCCCGGCCAGCGACACCGCCGTGCCGGACAGCCACCCGGACCACGAGGTCGCCTGGCTCGGCCCCTACCCGGACACCGGCCTGGCGGCCGCTCCCGTCGCCCCGGGCGCGCGGTACGAGCAGCGCGAGGCGGTCGAGCTGGCCTTCGTGGCCGCCGTGCAGCACCTGCCGGGCAACCAGCGCGCCGCGCTGCTGCTCTTCGACGTCCTCGGTTACTCGGCCGCGGAGATCGCGGCCATGCTGGGCACCTCGACCGCCTCGGTGAACTCGGCGCTCGCGCGGGCGCGCCGGTCGCTCGCCGAGCGGGCACCCGCCGCCACCCAGCAGCGCACCCTGCGAATGCTGGACGACGTCCGACTGCGGGAGGTGGTCACCGGCTACGCCACCGCCCTGGAGAACGGCGACGCCGACGCCCTGGTCGCCCTGCTCACCGAGGACGTCACCTGGTCCATGCCGCCGATGCCGCACTGGTACCGGGGCCTCGCCGCGGTGCTGGACTTCGCCCGGTCGGCGCCGCTCGGCCCCTGCGGCAGCTGGCGGCACGTGACGACCGGCGCGAACGGCCAACCGGCGGTCGCCGGCTACCTGCGCCGGGGCGGGACCGGCCCCTTCCTGCCGTGGTCGGTCGACGTGCTGGCGCTGCGGGGTGACCGGATCGCCGGCATCACCTCGTTCCTGGGCGCGGAACACGTCGCGGCGTTCGGGCTGCCGGACTCCCTGCCGGGAGAGGCCGCTCCGTCGGCCGGTTGA
- a CDS encoding alpha/beta fold hydrolase, with amino-acid sequence MNSMSTAPVTTGTLAVPDGRLYYEVRGRGPLVALVAAPMDADAFAPLADLLAADHTVLTTDPRGIRRSVLHDPHRDSTPELRADDVVRLLAHLDAGPAAVLGSSGGAVTVLALAQARPSRVHTVVAHEPPLLGLLPDREDLFAREADMIATYRAGDRLGAGRKFLANANIHLPEEVILGMFGGEPDPQAAADEHYQYLHMIRGTTGFRPDVAALRDGPTRVVVGLGERSTGEVCDRTSRALAAELGTAPVMFPGGHVGFAEDPPAFAARLREVLAG; translated from the coding sequence ATGAACAGCATGTCCACCGCGCCCGTCACCACCGGCACCCTGGCGGTGCCCGACGGGCGGCTGTACTACGAGGTGCGCGGGCGGGGGCCGCTCGTGGCCCTGGTCGCCGCCCCGATGGACGCGGACGCCTTCGCGCCGCTGGCCGACCTGCTGGCCGCCGACCACACCGTGCTGACCACCGACCCGCGCGGGATCCGCCGCAGCGTCCTGCACGACCCGCACCGGGACTCGACTCCCGAGCTGCGCGCCGACGACGTCGTCCGGCTCCTCGCGCACCTCGACGCGGGTCCGGCCGCCGTGCTGGGGTCCAGCGGCGGCGCCGTGACCGTCCTCGCCCTGGCCCAGGCCCGTCCTTCGCGGGTGCACACGGTCGTCGCGCACGAACCGCCGCTGCTCGGCCTGCTGCCGGACCGGGAGGACCTGTTCGCCCGCGAGGCCGACATGATCGCCACCTACCGGGCCGGGGACCGGCTCGGCGCCGGGCGCAAGTTCCTCGCCAACGCGAACATCCACCTGCCCGAGGAGGTAATCCTGGGCATGTTCGGCGGCGAGCCCGACCCGCAGGCGGCCGCCGACGAGCACTACCAGTACCTGCACATGATCCGTGGGACGACCGGGTTCCGGCCCGACGTGGCCGCCCTGCGCGACGGCCCGACCCGGGTCGTCGTCGGCCTCGGGGAGCGGTCGACAGGTGAGGTGTGCGACCGCACCTCGCGGGCGCTCGCGGCGGAGCTGGGCACCGCGCCGGTGATGTTCCCGGGCGGGCACGTCGGCTTCGCCGAGGACCCGCCGGCCTTCGCCGCCCGGCTGCGCGAGGTGCTCGCCGGCTGA
- a CDS encoding M4 family metallopeptidase — protein sequence MRRTTLLGGLATAALLAAAGTLPATASAAPVSTDAFTRAVAQLKAHSGSALVADGQSFTLKNVQTDADGTEHVRLNRYADGLPVLGGDTVVHLGRGNTWKGASQSLVAAPTRGAKARVSAATAGRVALGASTAATRRVDGTQLVHDADAAGTTLAYEVVVGGAYADGTPSELHVLVDATTGKVRDSWEGVQRDGTGNTFHSGTVTVGSTLSGSTYQLADATRGGHKTYDLNGGTSGTGTLVTSASNVFGDGTLANRQTAAADAAYGAQMTWDYYKTVHGRNGIRNDGVGAYSRVHYSSNYANAFWSDSCFCMTYGDGGSGWYPLTSLDVAGHEMTHGVTSNTAGLRYSGESGGLNEATSDIFGTLVEFSAANSKDPGDYLIGEKLRSSGVPLRYMDKPSKDGSSADCWSSSVGRLDVHYSSGVANHFFYLLAVGSGSSSYGNSPTCNGSTVTGIGNAKAGAIWYRALTRYMTSRTNYAGARTASLSAAADLYGSGSAEYNAVAAAWSAVSVN from the coding sequence ATGCGTCGTACCACTCTCCTCGGCGGGCTGGCCACGGCGGCGCTGCTCGCCGCCGCCGGCACGCTGCCCGCGACGGCCTCCGCGGCCCCCGTCTCCACCGACGCGTTCACCCGGGCGGTCGCCCAGCTCAAGGCCCACTCGGGCAGCGCGCTGGTCGCCGACGGCCAGAGCTTCACGCTCAAGAACGTGCAGACCGACGCCGACGGCACCGAGCATGTCCGGCTCAACCGCTACGCCGACGGCCTGCCGGTGCTCGGCGGCGACACCGTCGTCCACCTGGGCAGGGGCAACACCTGGAAGGGCGCCAGCCAGAGCCTGGTGGCCGCGCCGACCCGGGGCGCCAAGGCCCGGGTCAGCGCCGCGACCGCCGGCCGGGTCGCGCTCGGCGCCTCCACCGCCGCCACCCGCCGCGTCGACGGCACCCAGCTCGTCCACGACGCGGACGCCGCCGGCACCACGCTGGCCTACGAGGTCGTCGTGGGCGGGGCGTACGCCGACGGCACCCCCAGCGAGCTGCACGTCCTGGTGGACGCCACCACCGGCAAGGTGCGCGACTCCTGGGAGGGTGTGCAGCGCGACGGTACCGGCAACACCTTCCACTCCGGCACGGTCACCGTGGGCAGCACCCTCTCCGGCAGCACGTACCAGCTCGCCGACGCCACCCGGGGCGGCCACAAGACCTACGACCTCAACGGCGGCACCAGCGGCACCGGCACGCTCGTCACCAGCGCCTCGAACGTGTTCGGTGACGGCACCCTGGCCAACCGGCAGACCGCCGCGGCCGACGCCGCGTACGGCGCCCAGATGACCTGGGACTACTACAAGACCGTGCACGGCCGCAACGGCATCCGCAACGACGGGGTCGGCGCGTACAGCCGGGTGCACTACAGCAGCAACTACGCCAACGCGTTCTGGAGCGACTCCTGCTTCTGCATGACCTACGGCGACGGCGGCTCGGGCTGGTACCCGCTGACCTCGCTGGACGTGGCCGGTCACGAGATGACCCACGGCGTCACCAGCAACACCGCCGGCCTGCGCTACAGCGGTGAGTCGGGCGGTCTCAACGAGGCCACCAGCGACATCTTCGGCACCCTCGTCGAGTTCTCCGCCGCCAACAGCAAGGACCCGGGCGACTACCTGATCGGCGAGAAGCTGCGCAGCAGCGGCGTCCCGCTGCGCTACATGGACAAGCCCTCCAAGGACGGCTCCTCCGCCGACTGCTGGAGCAGCTCCGTGGGCCGGCTCGACGTGCACTACTCCTCCGGCGTGGCGAACCACTTCTTCTACCTGCTCGCCGTGGGCAGCGGCTCGTCGTCGTACGGCAACAGCCCGACCTGCAACGGCAGCACCGTGACCGGCATCGGCAACGCCAAGGCCGGCGCCATCTGGTACCGCGCGCTCACCCGCTACATGACCTCGCGGACCAACTACGCCGGCGCCCGCACCGCCAGCCTGTCGGCCGCCGCCGACCTGTACGGCAGCGGCAGCGCCGAGTACAACGCGGTGGCCGCCGCCTGGTCGGCCGTCAGCGTCAACTGA
- a CDS encoding DUF7144 family membrane protein — protein sequence MRSPQATGTTPEQAERPLLAGGLLVATGLADVLSAYGTLRSGPFVVLSGGGLYPVDVTGWAWLHLVVGTALAVAGLAAVTGRRGAALVAIGCAVLALTVNLLMLPYAPIRVVLVTAVDAAAIRLLLRHRRATGGAG from the coding sequence ATGCGTTCTCCGCAGGCGACCGGGACGACGCCGGAGCAGGCCGAGCGTCCGCTGCTCGCCGGTGGGCTGCTGGTCGCCACCGGCCTGGCCGACGTGCTGTCCGCGTACGGCACGCTCCGGTCCGGGCCGTTCGTGGTGCTGAGCGGCGGTGGCCTCTACCCGGTCGACGTCACCGGCTGGGCCTGGCTGCACCTGGTGGTCGGCACCGCGCTGGCGGTCGCCGGGCTGGCGGCGGTCACCGGGCGCCGGGGCGCGGCCCTCGTGGCGATCGGCTGCGCCGTGCTGGCGCTCACCGTCAATCTGCTCATGCTGCCGTACGCGCCGATCCGGGTGGTCCTGGTGACCGCCGTCGACGCGGCGGCGATCCGGCTGCTGCTCCGACACCGCCGGGCCACCGGCGGGGCGGGGTGA
- a CDS encoding ATP-binding protein — MTDDLLDGPGDGVGRVLGTADATPLTFWTAVAPGSYLQLDDVVVTRRELPDREPVTIAGVVTQVRARHEGAQFDSDVFAIADGTLPAQVQEAAEVTTTRVDPEFYVPPTPGAVVHRAEGDARARALHFDRMERRIPMGMGRDGVPVYLNADFLDGTRGAHVSISGISGVATKTSFATFLLYSVFRSGVLGGDAVNAKALIFNVKGEDLLFLDHPNTRLDDATRAGYAKLGLDAGAFPDVRVHAPPRVGDSSGTPDVSSRLTGVDSFYWTLSEFCADRLLPYVFADADDERQQYTMVVHSVAAHLARHAQPADGGVSIDGVRLGSYADLVDHVVEQLNDDETRGDWAGSAVGLGTVNAFARRLIGSKKDLGRLIRGDLATRRPHSINTAESAQVTVVDLHNLPDRAQRFVVGVTLKSEFERKEKAGTAKPLLFVVLDELNKYAPREGSSPIKEVLLDIAERGRSLGVILVGAQQTASEVERRIVTNSAIRVVGRLDPAEASRPEYGFLPPAQRQRALLAKPGTMFVNQPDIPVPLCLEFPFPAWATRVSEAGRAPSETLRSITQAADPFAVVGSSAADDDIPF; from the coding sequence ATGACCGACGACCTGCTCGACGGCCCCGGCGACGGGGTCGGCCGGGTGCTCGGCACCGCCGACGCCACCCCGCTCACCTTCTGGACCGCCGTGGCGCCCGGCAGCTACCTCCAGCTCGACGACGTGGTGGTGACCCGCCGCGAGCTGCCCGACCGGGAGCCGGTCACCATCGCCGGAGTGGTCACCCAGGTGCGCGCCCGGCACGAGGGGGCGCAGTTCGACTCCGACGTGTTCGCCATCGCCGACGGCACCCTGCCGGCCCAGGTGCAGGAGGCCGCCGAGGTCACCACCACCCGGGTCGACCCGGAGTTCTACGTGCCGCCCACCCCCGGCGCCGTCGTGCACCGGGCCGAGGGCGACGCCCGGGCCCGGGCGCTGCACTTCGACCGGATGGAGCGGCGCATCCCCATGGGCATGGGCCGCGACGGCGTCCCGGTCTACCTCAACGCCGACTTCCTCGACGGCACCCGGGGCGCGCACGTCTCCATCTCCGGCATCTCCGGCGTGGCCACCAAGACCAGCTTCGCCACCTTCCTGCTCTACTCGGTCTTCCGCTCCGGGGTGCTCGGCGGCGACGCGGTGAACGCCAAGGCGCTCATCTTCAACGTCAAGGGCGAGGACCTGCTCTTCCTCGACCACCCCAACACCCGGCTCGACGACGCCACCCGGGCCGGCTACGCGAAGCTCGGGCTCGACGCGGGCGCCTTCCCCGACGTCCGGGTCCACGCCCCGCCCCGGGTCGGTGACTCCTCCGGCACGCCCGACGTGAGCAGCCGGCTCACCGGGGTGGACAGCTTCTACTGGACGCTCAGCGAGTTCTGCGCCGACCGCCTGCTGCCGTACGTCTTCGCCGACGCCGACGACGAGCGGCAGCAGTACACGATGGTGGTCCACTCGGTCGCCGCCCACCTGGCCCGACACGCCCAGCCCGCCGACGGCGGGGTGAGCATCGACGGGGTCCGGCTGGGGTCGTACGCCGACCTCGTCGACCACGTCGTCGAGCAGCTCAACGACGACGAGACCCGGGGCGACTGGGCGGGCAGCGCGGTCGGCCTGGGCACGGTCAACGCGTTCGCCCGCCGGCTGATCGGCAGCAAGAAGGACCTGGGCCGGCTGATCCGGGGCGACCTGGCCACCCGCCGCCCGCACTCGATCAACACCGCCGAGTCCGCCCAGGTCACCGTGGTCGACCTGCACAACCTGCCGGACCGGGCGCAGCGTTTCGTGGTCGGCGTGACGCTCAAGAGCGAGTTCGAACGCAAGGAGAAGGCCGGCACCGCCAAGCCGCTGCTCTTCGTCGTCCTCGACGAGCTGAACAAGTACGCCCCCCGGGAGGGCTCCTCCCCCATCAAGGAGGTGCTGCTCGACATCGCCGAGCGGGGCCGGTCGCTCGGGGTGATCCTGGTCGGCGCCCAGCAGACCGCCAGCGAGGTGGAGCGGCGGATCGTCACCAACTCGGCGATCCGGGTGGTCGGCCGGCTCGACCCGGCCGAGGCGTCCCGCCCGGAATACGGCTTCCTTCCGCCCGCCCAGCGCCAGCGCGCCCTGCTGGCCAAGCCGGGCACCATGTTCGTCAACCAGCCCGACATCCCGGTCCCGCTCTGCCTGGAGTTCCCCTTCCCGGCCTGGGCCACCCGGGTCTCCGAGGCCGGCCGGGCGCCCTCGGAGACGCTGCGCTCGATCACCCAGGCGGCCGACCCCTTCGCGGTGGTCGGCTCGAGCGCCGCCGACGACGACATCCCGTTCTAG
- a CDS encoding exonuclease SbcCD subunit D, with protein sequence MKILHTSDWHVGKVLKGQSRAEEHKQVLAQVIDIARVERPDLVIVAGDLYDTAAPTPEATRLVTRALTALRRTGADVVAIGGNHDNGAALDALRPWAEAAGITLRGSVRDNPAEHVIDGVTRDGERWQVAALPFLSQRYAVRAVEMYELTPAEANQTYADHLGRVLARLAEGFTEPDRVHLVTAHVTVVGASTGGGERDAHTVLGYAVPATVFPGNAHYVALGHLHRSQRVIGPCPVRYSGSPLAVDFGEQENVGSVTIVEVTATTAAQIREVPVPGAVPLRTVRGTLAQLAEIDVPDGWLRVYVREQPRAGLREEVQELLPRALEIRIDPELVPAPGSGTRTAQRAGRSPRELFADYLDSRGHADEDVRELFDELLEEVEH encoded by the coding sequence ATGAAGATCCTGCACACCTCCGACTGGCACGTCGGCAAGGTCCTCAAGGGGCAGTCCCGGGCCGAGGAGCACAAGCAGGTGCTCGCCCAGGTGATCGACATCGCCCGGGTCGAGCGCCCCGACCTGGTCATCGTGGCCGGCGACCTCTACGACACCGCGGCGCCCACCCCGGAGGCGACCCGGCTGGTCACCCGGGCGCTCACCGCGCTGCGTCGCACCGGCGCCGACGTGGTGGCGATCGGCGGCAACCACGACAACGGCGCCGCGCTCGACGCGCTGCGCCCCTGGGCCGAGGCCGCCGGCATCACGCTGCGCGGCAGCGTCCGGGACAACCCGGCCGAGCACGTCATCGACGGCGTCACCCGCGACGGGGAGCGCTGGCAGGTCGCCGCGCTGCCCTTCCTCTCCCAGCGCTACGCCGTACGCGCCGTGGAGATGTACGAGCTGACCCCGGCCGAGGCCAACCAGACCTACGCCGACCACCTGGGGCGGGTGCTCGCCCGGCTGGCCGAGGGGTTCACCGAGCCGGACCGGGTGCACCTGGTCACCGCCCACGTCACGGTGGTCGGGGCGAGCACCGGCGGCGGCGAGCGCGACGCGCACACCGTGCTCGGCTACGCGGTGCCGGCCACCGTCTTCCCGGGCAACGCGCACTACGTGGCCCTGGGCCACCTGCACCGCTCGCAGCGGGTGATCGGCCCCTGCCCGGTCCGCTACAGCGGCAGCCCGCTCGCCGTCGACTTCGGCGAGCAGGAGAACGTCGGGTCGGTGACGATCGTCGAGGTGACCGCGACGACCGCCGCGCAGATCCGCGAGGTGCCGGTGCCCGGCGCCGTCCCGCTGCGCACGGTCCGCGGCACCCTGGCCCAGCTCGCCGAGATCGACGTGCCCGACGGCTGGCTGCGGGTCTACGTCCGCGAGCAGCCCCGCGCCGGCCTGCGCGAGGAGGTGCAGGAGCTGCTCCCCCGGGCGCTGGAGATCCGGATCGATCCGGAGCTGGTGCCGGCGCCGGGCAGCGGCACCCGCACCGCCCAGCGGGCCGGCCGCTCGCCGCGCGAGCTGTTCGCCGACTACCTGGACAGCCGGGGCCACGCCGACGAGGACGTCCGGGAGCTCTTCGACGAGCTGCTCGAGGAGGTCGAGCACTGA
- a CDS encoding AAA family ATPase, with protein MRPMRLDMAGFTVFREETTVDFTDADFFALVGPTGSGKSTVLDAICFALYGTVPRWGGARGLANALAPSATEARVRLVFESAGDRYVATRVVRRDGRGTVKTANAGLQLMPPGFDVTKLDTGLSPEDLGEVVAGTPAEMEQAVLDAVGLPYEQFTSCVVLPQGQFADFLHAKPATRQQILVNLLGLGVYEEVQKKATERAGQAEAKLEAVDKMLGGLADVDEESLAGARERVDRMRELAGAVAAAVPELERARATAREQAAALAALDGELAVLAGVRPPDGTAELARAVAAARTAADEAATAVALAEEREEKLRGELAAAGDESALRVQLKAYADRERLAGDAAAVRAAVDAAQAEHDAAAGALAAARAEAERAEAELEAAFRAHEEAKATDQAVALRAHLVDGGPCPVCEQPVPKVPAVPKGSAVARALAAGKAARAASEAAKRVVQERDAAARELDRVLLRARAEHDQLGARLAELDGQLAGAATPEALRESLAEHARLRRALEEAAGAVRAGRDAARRARGNLDGAQERLRRAWRDFDTVRDGLARFGPPAADRDDVAAAWTALAGWAGEQAGRRRADRAGLAAAVDAAEAAAGQVAERIGGLFDAAGLAAPEDPQRDAAVAVERAEAELRRLEERREQAAELREQRAGHERQARVARALAGHLRANNFERWLLAEALDLLVDGASRILRELSGGQYDLVHDKGEFFVVDHHDAGLRRGVRTLSGGETFQASLALALALSEQLAGMSTSAASLESIVLDEGFGTLDAATLDTVAATLENLAARGDRMVGVVTHVPALAERIPVRFVVRKDARTARVERTGL; from the coding sequence ATGCGGCCGATGCGGCTGGACATGGCGGGCTTCACCGTCTTCCGCGAGGAGACCACTGTCGACTTCACCGACGCGGACTTCTTCGCGCTGGTCGGGCCTACCGGCTCGGGCAAGTCGACGGTGCTCGACGCGATCTGCTTCGCCCTCTACGGCACGGTCCCCCGCTGGGGCGGCGCCCGGGGGCTGGCCAACGCCCTCGCCCCGTCGGCCACCGAGGCGCGGGTGCGGCTGGTCTTCGAGTCCGCCGGCGACCGCTACGTGGCCACCCGGGTGGTCCGCCGGGACGGCCGGGGCACGGTGAAGACCGCCAACGCGGGCCTCCAGCTCATGCCGCCCGGGTTCGACGTCACGAAGCTCGACACCGGGCTCAGCCCGGAGGACCTGGGCGAGGTGGTGGCCGGCACGCCGGCCGAGATGGAGCAGGCGGTGCTCGACGCGGTCGGGCTGCCGTACGAGCAGTTCACCAGTTGCGTGGTGCTGCCGCAGGGGCAGTTCGCCGACTTCCTGCACGCCAAGCCGGCCACCCGGCAGCAGATCCTGGTGAACCTCCTCGGGCTGGGCGTCTACGAGGAGGTGCAGAAGAAGGCCACCGAGCGCGCCGGGCAGGCCGAGGCGAAGCTGGAGGCGGTCGACAAGATGCTCGGCGGCCTCGCCGACGTCGACGAGGAGAGCCTGGCCGGCGCCCGGGAGCGCGTCGACCGGATGCGGGAGCTGGCCGGTGCCGTCGCGGCGGCCGTACCCGAGCTGGAGCGGGCGCGCGCGACGGCGCGCGAGCAGGCCGCGGCGCTCGCGGCGCTCGACGGCGAGCTGGCCGTGCTGGCCGGGGTCCGGCCGCCGGACGGGACCGCCGAGCTGGCCCGGGCGGTGGCCGCCGCACGGACGGCCGCCGACGAGGCCGCCACCGCGGTCGCCCTGGCCGAGGAGCGCGAGGAGAAGCTGCGCGGCGAGCTGGCCGCGGCCGGCGACGAGAGCGCGCTGCGCGTGCAGCTCAAGGCGTACGCCGACCGGGAGCGGCTGGCCGGCGACGCGGCGGCGGTCCGCGCGGCGGTGGACGCGGCGCAGGCCGAGCACGACGCGGCGGCCGGGGCGCTCGCCGCGGCCCGGGCCGAGGCCGAGCGGGCCGAGGCGGAGCTGGAGGCGGCGTTCCGGGCGCACGAGGAGGCGAAGGCCACCGACCAGGCGGTGGCGCTGCGGGCGCACCTGGTCGACGGCGGCCCCTGCCCGGTCTGCGAGCAGCCGGTGCCCAAGGTGCCGGCCGTGCCCAAGGGCTCGGCGGTGGCCCGGGCGCTCGCGGCCGGCAAGGCGGCCCGGGCGGCCAGCGAGGCCGCCAAGCGGGTGGTGCAGGAGCGCGACGCGGCCGCCCGGGAGCTGGACCGGGTGCTGCTGCGCGCCCGCGCCGAGCACGACCAGCTCGGAGCCCGGCTGGCCGAGCTGGACGGGCAGCTCGCCGGGGCGGCCACGCCGGAGGCGCTGCGCGAATCGCTGGCCGAGCACGCCCGGCTGCGCCGGGCGCTGGAGGAGGCGGCGGGGGCGGTGCGCGCCGGCCGTGACGCCGCGCGCCGGGCCCGCGGCAACCTGGACGGCGCGCAGGAGCGGCTGCGCCGGGCCTGGCGGGACTTCGACACCGTCCGCGACGGGCTGGCCCGGTTCGGCCCGCCGGCCGCCGACCGCGACGACGTGGCCGCCGCCTGGACGGCCCTCGCGGGCTGGGCCGGCGAGCAGGCCGGGCGGCGGCGCGCCGACCGGGCCGGGCTGGCCGCCGCCGTCGACGCGGCGGAGGCCGCTGCGGGCCAGGTGGCGGAGCGGATCGGCGGGCTCTTCGACGCGGCCGGGCTGGCCGCGCCGGAGGATCCGCAGCGCGACGCCGCGGTGGCGGTGGAGCGGGCCGAGGCGGAGCTGCGCCGGCTGGAGGAGCGCCGCGAGCAGGCCGCGGAGCTGCGCGAGCAGCGGGCGGGCCACGAGCGGCAGGCCCGGGTGGCCCGCGCGCTCGCCGGGCACCTGCGGGCCAACAACTTCGAGCGCTGGCTGCTGGCCGAGGCGCTGGACCTGCTTGTCGACGGCGCCTCGCGGATCCTGCGCGAGCTGTCCGGTGGCCAGTACGACCTGGTGCACGACAAGGGCGAGTTCTTCGTGGTCGACCACCACGACGCCGGGCTGCGGCGCGGGGTGCGCACCCTCTCCGGCGGGGAGACGTTCCAGGCGTCGCTGGCCCTGGCGCTGGCGCTGTCCGAGCAGCTCGCCGGGATGTCGACGAGCGCCGCCAGCCTGGAGTCGATAGTCCTCGACGAGGGCTTCGGCACGCTGGACGCGGCGACCCTCGACACGGTGGCGGCCACCCTGGAGAACCTGGCCGCCCGGGGCGACCGGATGGTCGGCGTGGTCACCCACGTGCCGGCGCTCGCCGAGCGGATCCCGGTCCGCTTCGTGGTCCGCAAGGACGCCCGCACCGCCCGCGTCGAGCGGACCGGCCTGTGA
- a CDS encoding spermidine synthase, translating into MGRRRGADRAVVPVDTGQAELVPDPDRPGSWTLLLDGAPQSHVDLADPTHLEFEYVRRLAAAIDLVAPAGAPLRVLHLGGGALTLPRYVQATRPGSTQRVSEVDGALVDLVRRELPWPADPRLRVRVADARATLTSSRDGSYDVVVADVFAGARTPAHLTSVEYAAEVARVLRPDGCYLANVADGPPLRHARGQVATVRTVLPRACLVGDAAVLRGRRYGNLVLVASRVEPPVPELTRRAAGDWFPGRVLAGAELDRFAGGAPVVHDADATDSTPPPPGIFSVRR; encoded by the coding sequence ATGGGCCGGCGACGCGGCGCCGACCGGGCGGTCGTGCCTGTCGACACCGGGCAGGCCGAGCTGGTGCCCGACCCGGACCGGCCGGGCTCCTGGACGCTGCTGCTCGACGGGGCGCCGCAGTCGCATGTGGACCTCGCCGACCCCACCCACCTGGAGTTCGAGTACGTCCGGCGGCTGGCCGCCGCGATCGACCTGGTGGCGCCGGCCGGTGCGCCGCTGCGGGTGCTGCACCTGGGCGGCGGCGCGCTCACGCTGCCCCGCTACGTGCAGGCCACCCGCCCCGGCTCCACGCAGCGGGTGTCCGAGGTGGACGGCGCCCTGGTGGACCTGGTCCGGCGGGAGCTGCCGTGGCCGGCCGACCCCCGGCTGCGGGTCCGGGTGGCCGACGCCCGGGCCACCCTGACGTCGAGCCGGGACGGCAGCTACGACGTGGTGGTCGCGGACGTCTTCGCCGGCGCCCGCACCCCGGCCCACCTGACCTCGGTGGAGTACGCCGCCGAGGTGGCCCGGGTGCTCCGGCCCGACGGCTGCTACCTGGCGAACGTCGCCGACGGCCCGCCGTTGCGGCACGCGCGCGGGCAGGTCGCCACGGTCCGCACCGTGCTGCCCCGGGCCTGCCTGGTCGGCGACGCGGCGGTGCTCCGCGGCCGGCGCTACGGCAACCTGGTGCTCGTCGCGTCCCGTGTGGAGCCGCCGGTGCCGGAGCTGACCCGGCGGGCCGCCGGCGACTGGTTCCCGGGGCGGGTGCTGGCCGGCGCCGAGCTGGACCGGTTCGCCGGGGGCGCGCCGGTGGTCCACGACGCCGACGCCACCGACTCCACCCCGCCTCCGCCCGGAATTTTTTCCGTCCGGCGTTGA